Part of the Cohnella candidum genome, GCGGCCATTCTGACGGCTGCGGCTTGCGGAACGGCCGAAAAGCCGCAGCCGAACGAGGCGTCGTCCGCGTCTGCGGCAGCGAGCCCGCCGGCCGGGCAAGTGTCGCCCACGCAACCGGCCTCGCCGCCGGCGTCGCCAGCGGCTTCGTCGACGGAGCCGTCAACGGAGCCGTCCGCTGTGCCGCAGCCAAAGGCCACGACCGAGTCTCCGCCGGCAACCACGCCGTCCATCCGCGAACGGGTGGACGATCCTCCGGCCTCCGCGTCGTCTCCGGCTGCTCCTTCCCCCTCCACGCCTGCGAAGCCGGCAGAACCTTCTCCTCCCGCGAAAGACGCGGGGAAGGAAACCGCCCAGACGGTCACGATCTCCGTCGTCGGAAACGCCGAGTGGGGCAGCGTACTGGATCCGCAGCAGGTCAAGCTGCAGAAGAACGACACGGTGGCCGACCTGCTAATCCGGACGCTCAAAGCGCATAAGCTGGCTTACGATACGAGCGGCAGCGGCGCGATGTTCTACGTGGCCGGAATCGACGGGCTGTTCGAATTCGACGACGGTCCGACGAGCGGATGGAAATACAAGGTGAACGGAAAAGTTCTCGACGTGGGAGCCGGTTCCTATAAGCCTAAACCGGGCGACCGGGTGGAATGGTTCTATACCTCAAGCGACAAACAGGCCGAGGAAAGCAAGGAGCAGGCGCCATGAGCGAAGGATTCGGCGCGCGCTCCCTGCATCCGTCGGTGTTGCTGCTCTACTATGCCGGAGGGATTACCTTCGGCATGTTGCTGTTTCATCCGGTTATTTTGCTGTGCGGCTGGGCGGCATGGCTGGCCGTGAACGCACGGCTGGACGCCGGGCGGGAATGGCGGAAATGGTCGGTCCCGATGCTCTCGGCCCTGGTCGTCTTGATCATCGTGAATCCGCTCATTTCCCACCGGGGCCGGACCGTATGGTTTTATTGGGGCGACCTGCCGATCACGATGGAGTCGGTCGCTTATGGCGTGACGATGGCAACGTCGCTCCTCGGTTTGCTGACCTTGTTCGTGTCGTACCGGTTACTCATGACTGAGCACAAATTCCTGTACCTCTTCGCCCGGATTTCTCCGAAGGCGGCCCTGCTCGCGATGATGGCGGCAGGGATGGTCCCGCGGCTCCGCAGACGGATGCAGGAGCTGATTCTCGTCCAGAAAACGAGGGGGATCACCGTTACGGAAGGCTCCCTCGCCCGCCGCGCGCACAATGGAGCCCGTTTGGTCGGCTCGCTTCTCTCCTGGTCGCTCGAGGATGCTCTGCAGACCGCGGATTCCATGCAGGCGCGCGGATACGGAACGGGGCCGAGAAGCGCCTACCCCGCTTTCCGGTTCCGGTCTCGCGATCTGTGTACGATGGCCGGCCTGCTGGCTGCCGCGGCCGCCATTTTTGTTTTGTGGGCGGATGGCAACGGCTTTTTGAACATTTATCCGAGATTGGGATCGTTGGCGCTGTCTCCGGGTGACTGGGGTGCCGCAATCCTGTACGTCATTTATATCTTGCTGCCGATGGGCTGGGAAAGGAGGGACCGCAAAGCGTGGCGATTATTGAACTCCGGGACGTAACGTTCCACTATCCGGACGCAAGCGAGACGGCCTTGACCGGCCTGTCGGCTTCGATCGCCGAAGGCGAATTCGTCGTGCTCGCGGGACCCTCCGGCAGCGGGAAATCGACGCTGCTCCGGCTGCTGAAGCGGGAAGTGTCGCCCGGCGGCCGGTTATCCGGCCGGATACTGCTGGATGGACGCGGCGTCGAGTCTTGGCCGGCTCGTGAAGCCGCTTCTGCGGTCGGGCTCGTCATGCAGCACCCGGAAAACCAACTCGTGGTGGACACGGTCGAACATGAGCTGGCATTCGGCATGGAGAATTTCGGATTAGACCGCGGGGCGATGCGGCGGCGGATGGCGGAGATGGCCGGATTTTTCGGCCTGGAGCCGCTGCTTCACCGCCGCACCGACGAGCTGTCCGGCGGCCAGAAGCAACTGGTGAACCTGGCGGCGGTATTGATGCTGCAGCCTCGCGTGCTTCTGCTCGACGAACCGCTCTCGCAGCTGGATCCGCTGGCGGCGAGGGAGCTGCTCGGCATGATCAAGCGGCTAAACGACGAATGGGGCATCACCGTGATCATGAGCGAGCATCGCATCGACGATCTGCTCCCCGTCGCCGACCGCGTGATCCGGCTCGACAAGGGAGCTGCCGCGTTCGACGGAACGCCGCGAGCTTTCGCATCCGAGGCGTGGCGGCGCCAAGATCCTTCCTGGATCGAGGCGCTGCCTGCGGTGACGAGATGGGGGCTGGAGCGGAACGCCGCCGCAGGCCAAGAGGCGGAGCCGCCACTTTCCGTGAAGGAGGCGAGAAGGCTCGTTTCCGCGGAAGCCGGCACGACGGCCGGATCGCCGCAAGCGGCGGCCAAGGAGAACGGGCCGCCGCTGCTGCGCGCGGACGGCTTGTTCTTCGCCTACGACAAGAAAGCTCCGGCTGTCATGCGAGGCCTGGCTTGGAGCATCCGTCGAGGCGACCGTGTTGCCTTGTTCGGCGGCAACGGAAGCGGGAAGTCGACGCTGCTCCGGCTTCTGGCCGGCATGCTGCGGCCGCAGCGCGGAGACGTACGGCTCGAGGGGACGAAGCTGGAGAAAATTCCGTCCGCTTCCCGTTACTCGCGCATCGGTTACTTGGCGCAAAACCCGCTGCTCCATTTCGCTCACGATACCCTGGAAGAAGATCTAACGTACGCGGCCAACAGGGCCCAAGCGTCCGATCCGGCTGCCGAGGTCCGGCGGATGGCGGACCGGCTGGGCCTGCGGGAGCTGCTTCACCGCCATCCGCACGACTTGAGCGGAGGGGAACGGCAGCTCGGCGCACTGGGCCTGGCGCTGCTCGGCCGTCCGGAGCTGCTGCTGCTCGACGAGCCGACCAAAGGCGTCGACGCGCTGGCCAAGAGCCGGCTGATCGGCCACTTGGAAGAAGCCCACCGCGACGGCGTCACTCTCGTGATGGCGACGCATGACGTCGAATTCGCCGCCGGGTACGCCAATCGATGCTCGCTGCTCTTCCAAGGGGAAATCGTCGCGGATGACGAGCCCGAGGCGTTTTTCCGGGGAAACCTGTTTTACGCCACGCCTCTTCACCGCTTGATTCAAGGACGCGAGCCCCGGCCCGCCCAAGAGGGGGCGGCATTCCGATGAACGGCATCCGCAAACTCGTGAGTCCGAAGCTGCTCGTGATCCCTGTCGCGATCATATACTTGGTATTAGCCTATATTTCGCTCTCGCGCGGCAATTCGCTGCTGATCGGCATCGTGCTCGTGCTGCTGTCGATGGCTCCGTTCCTGTGGCGCTTCGAACGCCGCGAACGGCAAGCCCGGGAGCTTGTCCTGATCGCCGTGATGGCCGCGGTCGCTACCGTGAGCCGGATTCCGTTCGCCGCGCTGCTGCCGGGCTTCACCCCGGTGACGTTCATCGTCATCCTGTCTGGCGTCGTGTTCGGAGCGGAAGCGGGGTGGATGGTCGGGGCGGTCACCGGCCTCGTCTCGAATTTCTTTCTCGGGCAAGGCCCCTGGACGCCATGGCAGATGTTCGCCTGGGGGATGGCCGGTTTCACCGCCGGGCTGTTCGCCCATCGCAGCCCTTCGCGCCGCAAACGGCTTCCGCTCATCCTGTTCGGCGCCGCATGGGGCTTTCTGTACGGCTGGATCCTGAACGTGACGGTGGCGCTCGACGTCGGCGTCCGGGAGCAGTCCTGGGCTTCCGTGCTCGGCGTCTATGCGCTGGGGCTGCCGTTCGAAACGATACACGCCGCCGCCAACGTCTTTTTCCTCGCCGCTTTCGCCCCTTCCTGGATCAAGCTGCTCGAGCGTTACCGCCGCAAATACGGCGCGCTTCACCGAATCGATGCCGGTTCTGACGCCGGCAAGGAGGAACCCGCGTATGGCCAAAGAACCGCTTCTGAATGAATCCGAACTGCAGGAAGGCTTGCGTAGCTTGGAAGGATGGGCCGTAGAGGAAGGCAAGCTGACGAAGAAGTACCTGTTCCCGACGTTCGCGGACGCGATCGGTTTCGTGAACAAGGTCGCTGACATTGCCGAAGAGATGAACCATCATCCCTTTATCTCCGTCGACTTCCGCCGGGTCACGCTGCGGCTGACGACTTGGCACTCCGGCGGCATCACGGGGCTGGACATCGCATCGGCCAGCGCTTATGATGGCTAGTAAAATGCCGTCCGAACGGCAATTTCAGCTGGGGTGAACCCGTTTGATCCGTCGTTTTCTCACCTATTACCGTCCTTATTCCCGCCTTTTTACGCTGGATTTCACATGCGCCGTCATCGTCGCGCTGCTGGAGCTCGGTTTTCCGCTTGCCGTACAATGGATGATCGATACGCTGCTGCCCGAAGGCGATTGGTCCGCGATTACGTGGGCGTGCGTCGGCCTCCTGTCGATGTACCTGGTCAGCATGGGGCTGCAGTTCATCGTCAACTATTGGGGCCATATGCTAGGCATCAACATCGAGACGGACATGCGCAAGCAACTGTTCAATCACGTACAGAAGCTGTCGTTCCGTTTTTTCGACAACACCAAAACGGGACAGATCATGTCGCGCATGACCAACGACCTGTTCGATATCGGCGAGATGGCGCACCACGGTCCGGAGGATCTGTTCATCGCGATCATGACGTTCGCGGGCGCTTTCGGCATCATGTTCATGGTCAACTGGGAGCTGTCCGTCATTACGCTGGTAGCGGTTCCCGTGCTGGCATGGCTGATCGTCTTCTTCAACGCCCGTTTGAACAAGGCCGCGACCCAGATGTTCGAGAAAATCGCCGACGTGAACGCCCGCATCGAAGACAGCATTTCCGGCATCCGCGTCGTCAAATCGTTCGGCAACGAGTCGTATGAGCGCAAGCGGTTCGAAACGAACAACCGCGCGTTCCGGGCGGCCAAGCTGAGGTCTTACTTGACCATTTCGTTCAGCTCCTCGGGCATTTACATGCTGACGCGCACGATTTCCCTGCTCGTGCTTCTGTGCGGGGCCTGGTTCGCTTACCAGGGCAGGCTTTCCTATGGGGAATTGGTCGGGTTCCTTCTGTACGTGAACATTTTCCTGAGGCCGATCGAGAAAATCAACGCGCTGCTCGAGATGTATCCGAAGGGGATGGCCGGCTTCCGCAGGTTCTGCGAGCTGATCGATACCGAGCCGGACGTCAAGGACGCCAAGGATGCGATCGAGGTTACGCGCCTGAGAGGCGATATCTCCTTCGATAACGTCACGTTCGGCTACGAGAATCACACGCACGTGCTCAAAAATATCGATCTTCATATCCGGGCCGGCGAGACGGTCGCGCTCGTCGGGCCTTCCGGGGCCGGCAAATCGACGCTGTGCAGCCTGATTCCGCGGTTCTACGAGATCGACGGAGGCAGCGTGTCCATCGACGGCATCGACATCCGCCGGATGACGCAGCTCTCCTTGCGCAGCCAGATCGGCATCGTGCAGCAGGACGTGTTCCTGTTCAACGGAACGATCCGCGAAAACATCACGTACGGACGCCTGGACGCGACCGAAGAGGAAGTGTGGGAGGCGGCGCGGCGCGCCCATCTCGAAGCGATGCTGCTGGCGCTTCCGGACGGCCTCGACACGTTTATCGGAGAACGCGGGCTCAAGCTGTCCGGAGGACAGCGTCAGCGCTTGTCCATCGCGAGGATTTTCCTCAAAAATCCTCCGATCCTCATTCTCGACGAGGCGACGTCGGCGCTCGACACGGAGACGGAAAACGCCATCCAGCAGGCGCTGGAGGAGCTTTCGAAGGACCGCACCACGCTGATCATCGCGCACCGGCTGGCGACGGTCCGCCACGCGGACCGGATCGTCGTCGTGACGGAGGACGGCATCGCCGAGCAAGGACGGCACGACGAACTGATCGCGGCAGGCGGCGTGTATTCGCGCCTCAGCTCCGCCCAGTTCGGAGTCGCCGCAACGCGGTAAAACGAAGAAAACCGGAGCTCCGGGCGGCCATGCCGCTGCGGACTCCGGTTTTTTTGCAAGGTTTAATTAATCGTCTCGTGTCACCTTCGTAAAGAACGACAGGGCCCAAATCGCCGCTACGCCAACGACGATATAGACGATTTTGGAGCCGACTTCCGTGGATCCGCCGAACAACTCGCTGACGACGTCGTACTCGAAGAGTCCGACCGACAGCCAGTTGAGCCCGCCGAGAATGACGAGGATCAGGCTGATCACGTTCAACGTCTTCATTCGGTAACAGCCTCCTTTAAGGTTTGTCATACATGGACTTTCGCCAAACCGAAAAGCGAATCGCCGCCGAATCTTGGATGTACCCTACAGTTGTATGTGCTGCGACGTACGGTTATGCCTGGGCGCCATTGCCGTCCGTTCGCGCCGGCAGCCATACCATGCATAGTACGCGTACGATGCCGTTCGGAGAAGGGCGATCGTATTCGTCCTCCACGGCGAAGCCCGCTCTCTCGTAGGTTTTGATCGCGCGCCGGTTCCACGTCTCGACCTCGAGGTCGATTTCATGGTCCGGGTATCTGCGTTTGGCCTCTTGGACGGCTGACCGGACAAGCCCTAGGCCTAAGCCGGCGCCGCACAGATCCGGGCGCAGGCCGAGCCCGATCCGGACTGCCCGGTCAAGGGGGAAGAACTGCACGTAAGCGGCCATCTCGCCGGATTCCCGTATGGCGGACACATACTGCGAAGCGCGGATTTCAGGGTCCGCGAATTCCCGTCCGTCCCGGACCATCTGCTCCCAGGAAGGCCAGCCGTAACGGTCGTAGGGGGCCGGGTATCGCCATTCGCACAGCTGGCGGGCATCCTCTTCGGTCATCGGACGAAGTTGAAAATTCATCACATGGCGACTCCTTCCATGTTATGATAGGGAGGCTGATTTGGTTCCTCACATCGAGAAAGGTAGGGAGATAGAAATGGCCCGGCTTCTCTTCTTGGGCAGTTTCGCGTATCTGCTGGTCGGGTTCGCGCAGTTGGTCATCGGCACGGTCATGGAGCCGATGGTCCACGATTACGGCGTCCATTACGGGGACGGCGGACAGATGGTCATGAACCAGTTTCTCGGCGGCATGACCGGCGTATTGTGCACGCCATGGCTCATCAAAGTGCTCGGACGTAAAGGGCTGCTGCTGACAGCCTTGGCATTAATCGCAATTATCCAAACGGTATATTTTCTGCAGCCGCCTTGGGCGGTCATGCTGACGGTGGCGCCGATCACGGGCTTCGGATTCGGCATTACCGAAGCGACCGTCGGCTCCATCGTCATCGTAGCGGCGGGGGAGAACGCGAATAAGGCCATGAGCGGCATCGAAGTGTTTTTCGGCGCGGGGGCGCTGCTTATGCCGTTCATCGGGTCTTTGCTCATCGCAACGGGCCAGTGGAAAGCGTCGTTCATCGTGGTCGCCGTCATCGCGGTTGCCGCGTTCCTGTCATGGCTCCTATTCTGGCCGAAAATCTTGGATAAGTCGAGCGGGACCGACGCTGAAACTGCCGTACACCAGAAGACTTCCGGCTCGGCGGGCAGAGGGGCGCGCTTGACGCTGGCGGTGTGCATCCTGTTCTTCGCGGTGTACGTCGGCTTCGAAATGAGCTTCATCCACTACCTGCCGTCCATGATGGTCGCGAACAACGGGCTGTCCGATTCGACCGCTTCGCTGTCGATCAGCGTGTTCTGGCTGGCCATGACGATCGGCCGGATGGTGGCGGGTCACGCCGCGGACCGTTTCGGCGGCGCGGCTTATTTGGTGGCGATGTGCGGCTTCAACGCCGTTTTCTTCCTGCTCATGACGGGCCTGGACGGCGTCGTGTCCACCTTCGCGCTGACGGTGTTGGCGGGCTTGGCGATGTCCGGGATGTTCTCGATCGCGCTCGTGTTCGCGAATCGCGCGGTACCGGGCGTTACGGAACGGACGACCAGCCTGTTGATGGCGGCCGGGGGCATCGGGGGCGCGCTCTTGCCGAAGCTGACGGGATGGTTTCTCGACCGCTTCCACGAGGACCAGACGCGCTGGCTGTTCGCGGCATTCGGCATCGTGCTGCTGCTCGTGATGCTGTGGGCCGTGGCCTCGGCGTCCAAGAGCCGTCGGAAGGAAATCGTCGTTTCGTCGAATATGTGAGAGAGATACACTAATAGAAATAGGCGACTCACCTTCAAAAGGTTGAGTCGCCTATTTCTCTATTAGTCAGCATTAGGGTGCTCAATGCGCGGCGGCGTAAGCCTCCGACTCCGCTTGCGGGTCCATTTTCTCGCGGCTCATCGCGAACGCGGCGACCAAAGCCAGCGCGGCAGGGATAAGTCCCCACGCGAATATTTGCGCGATGGAGGAGGACAGTCCGCTCGTGATCGTATCCAGCGCGTGTGCCGGTATGTGAGCGCGCGTCGACTGAGCCAGCAGCGCATGCGGATCGCTGAGATCGAGGTCCGGCGGCAAAGCGGCCGCCGAATCGCCGCCCGAGAAAGACTCGGTCAGCTTACGCGTCAGCGAATGGCTCTGCACGATGCCGAAAATCGTGATGCCGAGCGTCATGCCCAGCGAGCGCAGGAAGTTCAGCGTCGCGGTGCCGGCTCCCCGTTCCCGAACCGACAGCGTATGGATCGCGGCGTTGGTCAGCACGGAGAAGGAGGCGCCGATGCCGAGGCCGACGAGGACCATATACAGCGTGACGATGAGGCGGGACGAATCCGCCGTCAGGGTCGACAGCAGCGCCAGTCCGGCGACCAACAGGACGAGCGTAGAAATCATGATCGAGCGGTAGGACATGCGGTTCATCACGATCCCGCCGCCGGTGGCGGTCACCACGGTGCCCAGCATCATCGGCAGCAGCACGAGGCCGGAGTTCGTGGCGGTCCCGCCGAGCACGCCTTGGATGTAAATCGGGATATATACCGAAGCCGCGATGAAGCCCGCCCCGCTCAGGAGGGCGATCACGTTGCTGGACGCGTACAGCCGGCTGCGGAACATGCGGAAAGCGATGATCGGTTCGGCGGCGCGCGACTCGGCGATCAGGAACAGCACGGCGAGGACGGCGAAGCCGGCGAACAGGCCGATGATCGGCAGGGAGTCCCAAGCGTAAAACTTGCCGCCGAGCTCGAGCCCGAACATGAGGCAGACGACCGCGCCGACCAGGGTGATCGCTCCCGCCCAGTCGATACGCTGCTTGGCGTGCTGCGGCGATTCTTTATACGAGCTTGCGACGAGCAGTAACGAGATCAACCCGAGCGGCAAGTTAATGTAGAAGATCCACTGCCACTGCAAATGGTCGGTCAGATAGGCCCCGAGCAGTGGCCCGAAAATGCTCGACATGCCGAAGACGGCGCCGAACATGCCCATAAGCTTGCCTCGCTGTTCCGGCGGGAGGGCGTCGAACATGATCGTGAACGCGATCGGCACGAGGGCGCCGCCGCCGATGCCTTGAATGGCGCGGTAAATGCTCAGCTCGACGATCGAGCCTGCGGTTCCGCACAGAATCGAACCCAGCATGAACAGGATCATGCCGAATACGAAGAAGCGTTTGCGGCCGTACATGTCGGAAAGCTTGCCGAAGATCGGCATGCCCGCCATCTCGGCGACCATGTAGGCGGAGGTGACCCAGACGAACTTGTCGAGTCCCCCGAGCTCGCCGACGATCGTGCCCATGGCCGTCGAGACGATCGTATTGTCCATCGATGCCGTCAGAATGGCGAGCAGGAGGCCGGCCACGACCATCCCGCCTTTGCTTTGCGTTGCTTTCATTGCTTCTCAAATCCTTTCCGGTTGGTTTCTTCTCCTGTTAACAGGATAACCGGACAATACTGACACCATTGTGTCAGTGAGAATTCGGCAGCCAAAAAAAGTTTCGGAGGCTTTCAGAATGGGCCTGCAAGGGTAACGATTCGTAAGTCCGATCGCGAGGAGGAAATGCCATGGAACACCGCTCAGGCGAACAAGCGCGCAACGAGGAGTTCCGGGAGAACGACTCCCCGGAGCAGGAGAAGAAGATCGATCAAGGCCGGGACATCGAGCCGCAGGCCGAACAGTGGGGAAAGAAGACGGAAGAGGACGAGAAAGAAGCGTCGAAATAAGCGAGATAGGCACGACTCAGGCTGCGCTTGCGGGGACGAACCCGCGAGGCGCGGCCTTTTTCATTTTTAACACGGGAAAACCATTCTTCTCGATTCGCGATAACAAACATCATTCAAAATAAAACCACATCAAGGGTTGAACACTCCCCGCCAAGAGCCCCAAAACTCCACGAATACCGTTGTTTTTTCCTCAATATAATGGCGTATCCACACAAAACCACATCCGTCTTGGATACGCCTGCCGAGCGACTCCAAGCCCGCCTTCCGGACGGAAGCGGGATGGATATAAAGGCTTCACCAAACAGAGGAGGATGGGGAATGTCTAGGAACACGAACAGAAAAAAGAAATGGTTTTGGCTCGCGGGGGTGCTCGTTCTCGCGCTCACGGCCGCCGCATGCGGCAAATCGAACGACGGGGCAAGCGAATCCGCCGCGTCCGGCAAGACGCAGACGCTCGATGAGCTGCTGCCTGCCGCCCAGAAGGAAGGGCAAGTCGTCAGCGTCGGGATGCCGGATACTTGGGCCAACTGGAAGGATACGTGGAACCAGTTGAACTCCAAGTACCAAGTGAAGCATACCGACACCGACATGAGCAGCGCGGAAGAAATCGCCAAATTCGACGCGGAGAAGAACAAGCCGACCGCCGACATCGGCGACGTCGGGATCGCTTTCGGTCCGCTGGCCGTCCAGAAAGGCGTCACTCAGCCGTACAAGACGCAGTATTGGGACGAAGTGCCGGATTGGGCCAAGGACAAGGACGGCAACTGGATGGTCGCCTACACGGGCAGCATTAGCTTCTTCTGCAACAAGGACCTCGTGCAAGAGTGCCCGAAAAGCTGGGCCGACCTGGAGAACGCCGGAGGCAAATACAAGGTTTCCGTTGGCGACGTGCTGAAAGCGGCGCAAGCGCAGCATGCCGTCCTGGCCGCGGCTCTGGCGCACGGCGGAGACGAAGGCAACATCCAGCCGGGCATCGACTACTTCAAGGGTCTGGCGGAGAAAGACGTCATCAGCAAGGTGGACGTGTCGCCGGCCAATATCCAGAAGGGCGAGATCGCGGTCGCGCTGCTGTGGGACTTCAACGCGCTCGGTTACCGCGACCAATTCGGCAAAGACAAATACGAAGTCAACATTCCGTCCGAAGGCAGCGTCATCAGCGGCTATGCCACGATCATCAACAAATGGGCGCCGCATCCGAACGCCGCGAAGCTGGCGAGAGCCTATATCTTCAGCGACGAAGGCCAAATCAACCTGGCCAAAGGCTATGCCCGCCCGATCCGTACGAGCGTGAAGCTGCCGGCGGACGTCGAAGCGAAACTCATCCCGCAGGACCAATACAAAAACGCCAAGCCGATCAAAGACTTCAAAGTATGGGAGAACACCGTAAAGGGGCTTAGTGCCAAATGGCAGGAAGAAGTCCAAGTCAAAATCAAGTAAAGCTTCTGCTGCTGCTCCCGTTCTTTCTTTGGCTGTTCGCATTCCTGCTCTTACCGGCCATCATGATGCTCATCTCCAGCTTCCATAACGAAGGCGGCCAAGGGTTCACCCTTGGCCAGTACGTCAAGGGGCTCACGCACCCTCTGTATACGACCGCGATCAAGAACAGCGTGATGCTCTCGCTCGTCTCGGCGCTCGTCGGGATCGTCGTCGCGGCCTTCGCCGCCTATTCGTTCACGACTTTCCCGCCGAAATCGCGGGACCGCATGCTCAGCGTCTCGAACATGATGACGAATTTCGCCGGAGTGCCTTTGGCCTTCGGCTTTATCGTCCTTTTCGGCACGAACGGCATGCTCACGCTGCTTTTCAAGCAGCTGGGCCTGTCCTTTCTCGTATTCGACCTCTACTCTTGGAAGGGCTTGGCGTGGGTCTACATTTATTTTCAAATCCCCGTCGGCATCCTGCTCATCTATCCGTCGCTGTACGCTTTGAAGCAGGAGTGGCGGGAATCCGCGTCCCTGCTCGGCGCCGGCACCGTGCAATATTGGCTGCGAATCGGCGTGCCGGTGCTGCTGCCGGGATTGGTCGGCACGTTCAGCGTGCTGTTCGCCAACGCCATGGGCGCCTATGCGACGGCATATGCGCTGGTTACGTCGAACTTCAACCTGCTTCCGATCCAAATCGGCGGACTCGTGTCGGGAGACGTGTTCCCTCGGGTGGAGCTGGGCAGCGCGCTCGCCATTATTTTGTTCCTGATCCTGGCGCTGGCCTTGTTCATCAACGAGAAAATGCTGCGCCTGGCAAGGAGGGGATTGAACGATGGCCGCTAACCTCGAACGGAAACCCGCGGCCGGCCGGATCTGGCATGGCTTGGTCGCCGCGGTCGTGCTGGTGTTCCTGCTGCTGCCTTTGCTGGTCACCTTCCTGTTCTCGATCAGCACCGTATGGCAAGATACCGTGCTGCCTGAAGGATACACGCTCGACTCGTACGTCCGGTTGTTTACCGACCAACGGTTCCTGGACGCGCTGGGGCGCTCCTTCCTCGTCGCCGTCCTGACCGTCGCGCTGTCGCTGATCGTGATGGTGCCGACCATTTTCATCGTCTCACTTTACGTCCCCAGCTTGGAAAAATGGCTGCAAACCGTCGTGCTGATGCCGTTCGCGCTGCCGGGGGTCGTATCCGCGGTCGGGCTGATCAAGCTCTACTCGAATCCGCCCTTCGCGATTTCGGGAACGATTTGGATCCTGATCGGCGCCTATTTCATCATCATCCTGCCGTATGTCTACCAGAGTACGCGAAATTCCCTCCGGGCGGTCAACGCCGCCGAACTGATGGAGGCAGCGGAGGTGCTCGGGGCGGGTAAAGCGGCCGCGTTCCTTTGCGTCATCCTGCCGAACATCCTGCCGGGCG contains:
- a CDS encoding GNAT family N-acetyltransferase is translated as MNFQLRPMTEEDARQLCEWRYPAPYDRYGWPSWEQMVRDGREFADPEIRASQYVSAIRESGEMAAYVQFFPLDRAVRIGLGLRPDLCGAGLGLGLVRSAVQEAKRRYPDHEIDLEVETWNRRAIKTYERAGFAVEDEYDRPSPNGIVRVLCMVWLPARTDGNGAQA
- a CDS encoding DUF378 domain-containing protein; translation: MKTLNVISLILVILGGLNWLSVGLFEYDVVSELFGGSTEVGSKIVYIVVGVAAIWALSFFTKVTRDD
- a CDS encoding 4a-hydroxytetrahydrobiopterin dehydratase, whose translation is MAKEPLLNESELQEGLRSLEGWAVEEGKLTKKYLFPTFADAIGFVNKVADIAEEMNHHPFISVDFRRVTLRLTTWHSGGITGLDIASASAYDG
- a CDS encoding ABC transporter ATP-binding protein, which produces MAIIELRDVTFHYPDASETALTGLSASIAEGEFVVLAGPSGSGKSTLLRLLKREVSPGGRLSGRILLDGRGVESWPAREAASAVGLVMQHPENQLVVDTVEHELAFGMENFGLDRGAMRRRMAEMAGFFGLEPLLHRRTDELSGGQKQLVNLAAVLMLQPRVLLLDEPLSQLDPLAARELLGMIKRLNDEWGITVIMSEHRIDDLLPVADRVIRLDKGAAAFDGTPRAFASEAWRRQDPSWIEALPAVTRWGLERNAAAGQEAEPPLSVKEARRLVSAEAGTTAGSPQAAAKENGPPLLRADGLFFAYDKKAPAVMRGLAWSIRRGDRVALFGGNGSGKSTLLRLLAGMLRPQRGDVRLEGTKLEKIPSASRYSRIGYLAQNPLLHFAHDTLEEDLTYAANRAQASDPAAEVRRMADRLGLRELLHRHPHDLSGGERQLGALGLALLGRPELLLLDEPTKGVDALAKSRLIGHLEEAHRDGVTLVMATHDVEFAAGYANRCSLLFQGEIVADDEPEAFFRGNLFYATPLHRLIQGREPRPAQEGAAFR
- a CDS encoding DUF4430 domain-containing protein, with translation MLSLSWRRAAVTAMLAAAILTAAACGTAEKPQPNEASSASAAASPPAGQVSPTQPASPPASPAASSTEPSTEPSAVPQPKATTESPPATTPSIRERVDDPPASASSPAAPSPSTPAKPAEPSPPAKDAGKETAQTVTISVVGNAEWGSVLDPQQVKLQKNDTVADLLIRTLKAHKLAYDTSGSGAMFYVAGIDGLFEFDDGPTSGWKYKVNGKVLDVGAGSYKPKPGDRVEWFYTSSDKQAEESKEQAP
- a CDS encoding energy-coupling factor transporter transmembrane component T family protein — its product is MSEGFGARSLHPSVLLLYYAGGITFGMLLFHPVILLCGWAAWLAVNARLDAGREWRKWSVPMLSALVVLIIVNPLISHRGRTVWFYWGDLPITMESVAYGVTMATSLLGLLTLFVSYRLLMTEHKFLYLFARISPKAALLAMMAAGMVPRLRRRMQELILVQKTRGITVTEGSLARRAHNGARLVGSLLSWSLEDALQTADSMQARGYGTGPRSAYPAFRFRSRDLCTMAGLLAAAAAIFVLWADGNGFLNIYPRLGSLALSPGDWGAAILYVIYILLPMGWERRDRKAWRLLNSGT
- a CDS encoding ABC transporter ATP-binding protein; the protein is MIRRFLTYYRPYSRLFTLDFTCAVIVALLELGFPLAVQWMIDTLLPEGDWSAITWACVGLLSMYLVSMGLQFIVNYWGHMLGINIETDMRKQLFNHVQKLSFRFFDNTKTGQIMSRMTNDLFDIGEMAHHGPEDLFIAIMTFAGAFGIMFMVNWELSVITLVAVPVLAWLIVFFNARLNKAATQMFEKIADVNARIEDSISGIRVVKSFGNESYERKRFETNNRAFRAAKLRSYLTISFSSSGIYMLTRTISLLVLLCGAWFAYQGRLSYGELVGFLLYVNIFLRPIEKINALLEMYPKGMAGFRRFCELIDTEPDVKDAKDAIEVTRLRGDISFDNVTFGYENHTHVLKNIDLHIRAGETVALVGPSGAGKSTLCSLIPRFYEIDGGSVSIDGIDIRRMTQLSLRSQIGIVQQDVFLFNGTIRENITYGRLDATEEEVWEAARRAHLEAMLLALPDGLDTFIGERGLKLSGGQRQRLSIARIFLKNPPILILDEATSALDTETENAIQQALEELSKDRTTLIIAHRLATVRHADRIVVVTEDGIAEQGRHDELIAAGGVYSRLSSAQFGVAATR
- a CDS encoding ECF transporter S component: MNGIRKLVSPKLLVIPVAIIYLVLAYISLSRGNSLLIGIVLVLLSMAPFLWRFERRERQARELVLIAVMAAVATVSRIPFAALLPGFTPVTFIVILSGVVFGAEAGWMVGAVTGLVSNFFLGQGPWTPWQMFAWGMAGFTAGLFAHRSPSRRKRLPLILFGAAWGFLYGWILNVTVALDVGVREQSWASVLGVYALGLPFETIHAAANVFFLAAFAPSWIKLLERYRRKYGALHRIDAGSDAGKEEPAYGQRTASE